In Gallus gallus isolate bGalGal1 chromosome Z, bGalGal1.mat.broiler.GRCg7b, whole genome shotgun sequence, one DNA window encodes the following:
- the LOC101749463 gene encoding actin-1-like, which translates to MTSGSAARYKDLCAVVIDTGMGHTRSGLAGDERPRSVAPSKDKDGSILTHGVVTDWDRLEELWHRIFYHELAVCPEELAVLATDAPLSPIINREKMAELLFEGFGVPAVLVMPRPVLATYSYGCTTGVVLGSGAGTSYVVAVQDGYVLPHASFRLDLAGNDLTAYLSQMLAARRVQLPAETLQHLKEKCCCCHTPGAHREPMGPILPDEYSRCAEALFTPEALGVPGPGLLEMAARSLHLSEAQAGNPPLLLAGGTTLLCGFDQRVAQGLGRGHPAAAPSRHVAAWLGGSIAASLDAFQGSWLPRDIYIENGPSAVHRHCF; encoded by the coding sequence ATGACCTCCGGTTCAGCAGCAAGGTACAAGGATCTTTGTGCTGTTGTCATTGACACAGGGATGGGCCACACCAGGAGTGGGCTGGCCGGGGATGAGAGGCCACGATCAGTGGCACCCAGCAAGGACAAGGATGGCTCCATTCTCACTCATGGTGTGGTCACTGACTGGGACAGGCTGGAAGAGCTGTGGCATCGCATATTCTACCACGAGCTGGCTGTGTGCCCTGaagagctggctgtgctggccACTGATGCCCCACTGTCCCCTATCATCAACCGTGAGAAGATGGCCGAGCTCCTCTTTGAGGGCTTTGGTGTGCCAGCTGTGCTTGTGATGCCCCGCCCTGTGCTTGCTACCTACTCCTATGGCTGTACCACTGGTGTGGTGCTGGGCTCTGGTGCTGGCACATCTTATGTGGTGGCAGTACAGGATGGCTATGTGCTGCCCCACGCCTCCTTTCGCCTGGACTTGGCTGGGAATGATCTCACAGCCTATCTGAGCCAGATGCTGGCAGCGCGCAGAGTGCAACTGCCAGCAGAGACACTCCAGCATCTGAAGGAGAAGTGCTGCTGTTGCCACACACCTGGTGCCCACCGTGAGCCCATGGGGCCCATCCTTCCAGATGAGTACTCCCGCTGTGCTGAGGCCCTCTTCACTCCTGAGGCCCTGGGGGTGCCAGGCCCGGGACTACTGGAGATGGCAGCCCGCTCCCTGCACTTGAGTGAAGCCCAAGCTGGCAaccccccactgctgctggctgggggcACCACACTGCTGTGTGGCTTTGATCAGCGTGTGGCTCAGGGCCTGGGCAGGGGGCACCCTGCTGCTGCGCCCAGCCGCCATGTTGCTGCCTGGCTAGGAGGCTCCATTGCTGCTTCCCTTGATGCCTTCCAGGGCTCATGGCTTCCGCGGGATATCTACATTGAGAATGGCCCCAGTGCTGTGCACCGGCACTGCTTCTGA